The following are encoded in a window of Brockia lithotrophica genomic DNA:
- a CDS encoding acetate--CoA ligase family protein translates to MAVVGASHVPGKIGHIVVRNLQESGYTGRIVPVNPKGGEIRGLPVAQSLSEAAAEGPIDLAVVAVPAPAVVDVAEEAGRVGVRGLVVLSAGFRETGPEGARREAALLKVVRRHSMRLLGPNVVGVVDTHTPLNATFAEGFPNRGEVAFVSQSGALLLAIHDWARKEGMGFSRFLSLGNKTDVDESDALAALAEDPNTRVILLYLEDVRDGRRFLEAARRAVREKPVVVLKSGRSDAGARAAASHTGALAGSDRAYEAAFRQSGVLRVNSLEELFAAAWAFLSPRYPRGKKVAVLTNAGGGGILASDALAARGLELSSLSRDTIRELRETLPPEASALNPVDVLGDARADRYARAAEVLARDPETDGILAIVCPTATAEPEKTAQVLAETAARFDLPLTAAFMGGEAMEAGVRRLREARIPVYAFPEAAAEAWARLVAYGELRTRSQTPTLWDSPHRHRLLGEGDVRRAEEVFARVRAEGRRVLLSSEVLEVLAAFGIPVAPTRLARTAREAAAIAEEFGYPVALKIASPDILHKSDIGGVRLGLADAGAVQRAFREIVDAAAAHVPDAFLYGVEVQKMLVRGHEVFVGGMRDPTFGPLLVAGMGGVFVNLLEDVAYRLVEPLTERDVEEIFRETRLYRLLRGFRGEPPANLAALHRIVARVAELLRELPDVLELDLNPVFASPDGAWVVDAKLTLREERGTAPSPSGARKPEGGAESDGPRS, encoded by the coding sequence GTGGCCGTAGTCGGCGCGTCGCACGTCCCCGGAAAGATCGGGCACATCGTCGTACGGAACCTTCAGGAGAGCGGCTACACCGGCCGGATCGTACCCGTGAACCCAAAGGGCGGCGAAATCCGCGGCCTTCCCGTGGCCCAAAGCCTCTCCGAGGCCGCGGCGGAAGGGCCGATCGATCTCGCCGTCGTAGCCGTACCTGCACCCGCCGTTGTGGACGTAGCCGAAGAGGCGGGGCGCGTGGGGGTGCGGGGGCTCGTCGTTCTGAGCGCCGGCTTTCGCGAGACGGGACCCGAGGGGGCGCGCCGCGAGGCGGCCCTCTTGAAGGTCGTTCGGCGCCATTCCATGCGCCTACTCGGGCCCAACGTCGTAGGGGTCGTGGACACCCACACGCCGCTTAACGCGACGTTTGCCGAAGGCTTCCCCAACCGCGGGGAAGTGGCCTTCGTCTCCCAGAGCGGGGCCCTCCTCCTCGCGATCCACGACTGGGCGCGCAAGGAGGGCATGGGCTTTTCGCGCTTTCTGAGCCTCGGAAACAAGACCGACGTGGACGAATCCGACGCCCTGGCGGCGCTTGCGGAAGACCCGAACACGCGGGTGATCCTCCTCTACCTCGAAGACGTTCGGGACGGGAGGCGGTTCCTCGAGGCGGCCCGCCGGGCCGTGCGGGAAAAGCCCGTCGTCGTCCTCAAGAGCGGCCGAAGCGACGCGGGCGCCCGCGCCGCCGCCTCGCACACAGGGGCGCTTGCGGGTTCCGATCGCGCCTACGAGGCAGCCTTCCGCCAAAGCGGGGTCCTGCGGGTGAATTCCCTGGAGGAGCTCTTTGCTGCAGCGTGGGCCTTTTTGTCTCCGCGATACCCCAGGGGGAAAAAGGTGGCCGTACTCACGAACGCGGGCGGCGGGGGCATCCTGGCGAGCGACGCCCTTGCGGCGCGCGGGCTGGAGCTTTCCTCCCTTTCCCGAGATACGATCCGCGAACTGCGCGAGACGTTGCCGCCGGAGGCGAGCGCCCTCAATCCCGTAGACGTCCTGGGGGACGCCCGTGCGGATCGCTACGCACGGGCGGCGGAGGTCCTCGCCCGCGATCCGGAGACGGACGGCATCCTGGCGATCGTCTGTCCGACGGCGACGGCCGAGCCGGAGAAGACCGCCCAGGTCCTCGCGGAAACCGCCGCGCGTTTCGACCTCCCCCTCACCGCCGCCTTCATGGGCGGAGAGGCCATGGAGGCGGGGGTGCGCCGTTTGCGGGAGGCGCGGATTCCTGTCTACGCCTTTCCCGAAGCCGCGGCGGAAGCGTGGGCCCGCCTCGTCGCCTACGGGGAATTGCGCACGCGTTCGCAAACGCCGACGCTCTGGGATTCCCCTCACCGCCACCGACTTTTGGGGGAGGGGGACGTCCGTCGGGCGGAGGAGGTCTTTGCCCGCGTGCGCGCGGAAGGACGCCGCGTCCTCCTCTCGAGCGAGGTGCTCGAAGTTCTCGCCGCCTTCGGAATTCCCGTAGCGCCTACGCGCCTCGCGCGCACGGCCCGAGAGGCGGCGGCGATCGCCGAGGAGTTCGGGTACCCCGTGGCGCTCAAAATCGCCTCGCCGGACATCCTCCACAAATCGGACATTGGCGGTGTACGCCTCGGACTGGCTGACGCAGGTGCGGTGCAGAGGGCCTTTCGCGAGATCGTGGACGCGGCGGCAGCACACGTCCCCGACGCCTTCCTCTACGGCGTCGAGGTGCAAAAGATGCTTGTCCGCGGCCACGAGGTGTTCGTAGGCGGAATGCGCGATCCCACGTTCGGCCCGCTTCTCGTAGCCGGCATGGGCGGAGTATTCGTCAACCTCCTCGAAGACGTCGCCTACCGACTCGTCGAGCCGCTCACGGAACGCGACGTGGAGGAGATCTTCCGTGAAACCCGCCTCTATCGACTCCTCCGGGGATTTCGCGGAGAGCCGCCGGCCAACCTTGCGGCACTTCACCGGATCGTCGCCCGGGTAGCCGAGCTCTTGCGGGAGCTCCCGGATGTCCTGGAGCTCGACCTCAACCCCGTATTCGCCTCTCCGGACGGGGCGTGGGTGGTCGACGCCAAGCTCACGCTCCGCGAGGAGCGAGGGACCGCCCCGTCCCCGTCAGGGGCGCGAAAACCAGAAGGGGGAGCGGAAAGCGATGGACCACGAAGTTGA
- a CDS encoding DRTGG domain-containing protein translates to MDHEVETQTPEGKLPRVRRLLVLGRPGSGKTAFLLGTALYLRERGIAVRYLKPVGFAFGGEGEDADALLMGRVLGLSEPPAALAPLVLGVHAFAGDVEEFARKVEEMIARVEALGRDAGSAVLLADGPGRPYRLAAFGGDSLVLGERLGAHLAYVVRPKDGDDALDEAVFTLERGRERGLPWAGIVFSAVRPHEEARIEEVYRPILARRGIPVLGSVPYTPALSAPTARVFASVLGGKVYETGPLDRPVERVLVGAMTPERALAYFRRFSNVAVITGGDRTDLAAAALEADLSLLILSGGIEPDVRVLVRAEEKGVPVLLVDEDTYTVARKVEEVSRVLDADDKEAVETAKRVVAQTLGRSLDALFGIFPGERS, encoded by the coding sequence ATGGACCACGAAGTTGAGACGCAGACGCCGGAAGGAAAACTTCCCCGCGTCCGACGCCTCCTCGTCTTGGGGAGGCCAGGGAGCGGCAAGACGGCCTTCTTGTTGGGCACGGCCCTCTACCTGAGGGAGCGGGGGATCGCGGTTCGCTACCTGAAACCCGTCGGCTTCGCCTTCGGCGGCGAAGGGGAGGACGCCGACGCCCTTCTCATGGGGCGCGTGCTGGGCCTGTCCGAACCGCCTGCGGCGCTTGCTCCCCTCGTGCTCGGCGTACACGCCTTTGCCGGCGACGTCGAAGAGTTTGCGCGAAAGGTCGAGGAGATGATCGCCCGGGTGGAGGCTTTGGGGCGAGATGCCGGATCGGCCGTCCTCCTCGCCGACGGTCCAGGGCGGCCGTATCGGTTGGCGGCCTTCGGCGGCGATTCCCTCGTCTTGGGCGAAAGACTCGGGGCGCACCTCGCGTACGTCGTTCGCCCGAAGGACGGCGACGATGCCTTAGACGAGGCCGTCTTTACCCTCGAGCGCGGGCGAGAGCGCGGGCTTCCTTGGGCGGGGATCGTCTTTTCCGCCGTGCGGCCGCACGAAGAGGCGCGGATCGAAGAGGTCTACCGGCCGATCTTGGCCCGCAGGGGAATTCCCGTCCTCGGTTCTGTTCCGTACACGCCAGCGCTCAGCGCCCCTACGGCGCGCGTCTTTGCCTCCGTTCTCGGCGGCAAGGTATACGAGACCGGTCCCCTCGACCGTCCCGTGGAACGCGTGCTCGTAGGCGCGATGACGCCCGAACGGGCCCTCGCGTACTTCCGCCGCTTTTCGAACGTCGCGGTGATTACCGGCGGCGATCGCACCGACCTCGCCGCCGCTGCCTTGGAGGCGGACCTGTCCCTCCTCATTTTGAGCGGGGGGATCGAGCCCGACGTGCGCGTGCTCGTGCGTGCCGAAGAAAAAGGCGTCCCCGTCCTCCTCGTGGACGAGGACACCTACACCGTGGCGCGCAAGGTGGAAGAGGTGTCGCGCGTGCTCGACGCCGACGACAAAGAGGCGGTGGAGACGGCAAAGCGCGTCGTGGCCCAAACCTTGGGTCGCTCCCTCGACGCCCTCTTCGGGATTTTCCCGGGGGAAAGGTCGTAG
- a CDS encoding VLRF1 family aeRF1-type release factor — protein sequence MLSRERIRELLTYPGRDVLSLYLDVDPTRPENARANPAYRVWAKTALRDLVRSFADILPKDEHKELEERVERLIEHVELLRPTGRTYVLFQGRDWEEECSCQARLRENFVHYGTPAVVPLLWLLEEYARAGIVLVDHQQARFLTVQLGLTESVEEEFLYIDTSEFPEYDVRSTPILEAHGARVVKGSFSDVFDRRVDAHVERFWRDVAERLERFVAHEDPVFVLLGGEERARSFLLDVLHPKTREKILAEGLSIGVGAPERDILLAAKPVLERAEREHEYRLVEQTLEQLHKNGRADAGRENVLNAVRLGRAHTVLAAWPITGNIRVCPTCGTYFDAELTQLAACPYCGTALMERSFATSLLREAYLHDTEVELVTGRAAERLAPYGGVAATLRYA from the coding sequence ATGCTTTCGCGCGAAAGGATCCGCGAGCTCCTCACGTACCCGGGACGCGACGTCTTGTCCCTCTACCTGGACGTAGATCCAACGCGGCCGGAAAACGCCCGCGCCAACCCCGCATACCGAGTCTGGGCGAAGACGGCGCTGCGCGACCTCGTCCGTTCTTTTGCGGACATCCTCCCGAAGGACGAACACAAGGAGCTCGAAGAGCGAGTCGAACGCCTCATCGAACACGTAGAGCTTCTCCGCCCGACCGGGCGGACGTACGTCCTCTTTCAGGGTCGCGATTGGGAGGAAGAGTGCTCCTGTCAGGCGCGTCTCAGGGAAAACTTCGTCCACTACGGGACTCCTGCCGTCGTCCCCTTACTTTGGCTTCTCGAGGAGTACGCCCGCGCCGGAATCGTCCTCGTCGACCACCAGCAGGCGCGTTTCCTCACCGTGCAACTGGGCCTCACGGAATCCGTAGAGGAGGAGTTTCTCTACATCGACACATCGGAATTCCCCGAATACGACGTGCGCTCGACGCCCATCCTCGAAGCCCACGGGGCGCGCGTCGTAAAGGGGAGCTTCAGCGACGTCTTCGACCGACGTGTCGACGCCCACGTGGAGCGCTTCTGGCGCGATGTCGCGGAAAGGCTGGAGCGGTTCGTCGCCCACGAAGATCCCGTCTTCGTCCTCCTTGGGGGCGAAGAGCGGGCGCGTTCCTTCCTGCTCGACGTCCTGCACCCGAAGACGCGGGAGAAAATCCTCGCGGAAGGCCTGAGCATCGGCGTGGGCGCTCCGGAGCGCGACATCCTCCTCGCTGCCAAGCCCGTCCTCGAACGGGCGGAGAGGGAACACGAGTATCGTCTCGTCGAACAAACCTTGGAGCAGCTCCACAAAAACGGCCGTGCCGACGCCGGGCGGGAAAACGTGCTCAACGCCGTCCGCCTCGGCCGGGCACACACCGTGCTCGCCGCGTGGCCCATCACGGGAAACATACGTGTCTGCCCCACATGCGGCACGTACTTTGACGCCGAGCTCACACAGCTCGCCGCCTGCCCGTACTGCGGGACAGCCCTCATGGAACGTTCCTTTGCCACTTCTTTGCTGCGCGAAGCCTACCTCCACGACACCGAAGTGGAGCTCGTCACGGGACGGGCGGCGGAAAGGCTCGCACCGTACGGCGGCGTAGCCGCCACGCTGCGCTACGCCTAA
- a CDS encoding replication-associated recombination protein A, whose protein sequence is MDLFDFREPETERIPLAERLRPQTLDEIVGQEHILAPGKLLRRAIEADRLTSLILYGPPGTGKTTLARVIAAKTKARFVSLSGVTAGVTDLRREIDAAREELRLYGRRTVLFVDEIHRWTRAQQDVLLPFLEDGSLILIGATTENPFFALRGALLSRSLVFELRPLSEEALRTLAERALRDPRGLGKLGVEIDADALAHLIRTSGGDARRFLNALELAALTARVGEGGTVRITLADAEESVQRSAVRYDADGDAHYDVVSAFIKSIRGSDPDAALYWLARMLDAGEDPLFIARRLVIAASEDIGNADPHALPLAVAAFEAVERIGMPEGRIPLAQVTAYLALAPKSNSSYRAIGAYLEWIREHGAAEVPPHLRDAHYSGAKRLGRGEGYLYPHDYPDHFVVQEYLPQGVPRLFRPGSLGWEGRAAELHTQRWGSPETTPEIKGGKAGE, encoded by the coding sequence ATGGACCTCTTCGACTTTCGCGAACCCGAAACGGAGCGCATTCCCTTGGCCGAACGGCTTCGTCCGCAGACGCTCGACGAGATCGTCGGTCAGGAGCACATCCTCGCCCCGGGGAAACTCCTCCGGCGGGCGATCGAGGCCGATCGCCTCACTTCGCTCATCCTCTACGGCCCCCCCGGCACGGGAAAGACGACGCTCGCCCGGGTAATTGCAGCGAAGACGAAGGCGCGCTTCGTTTCGCTGAGCGGGGTAACGGCGGGGGTGACCGACCTCCGGCGCGAGATCGACGCCGCCCGCGAAGAACTCCGCCTCTACGGACGGCGCACGGTGCTCTTCGTCGACGAAATCCACCGCTGGACGCGGGCGCAACAGGACGTCCTCCTCCCGTTCCTCGAGGACGGGAGCCTGATCCTCATCGGCGCGACGACGGAAAATCCGTTTTTTGCCCTGCGCGGCGCGCTTCTCTCTCGGTCGCTCGTCTTCGAGCTTCGCCCCCTCTCCGAAGAAGCGTTGCGGACGCTCGCGGAACGCGCCTTGCGCGATCCCCGAGGGCTGGGCAAGCTAGGGGTCGAAATCGACGCGGACGCCCTTGCGCACCTCATTCGCACGTCGGGAGGAGATGCGCGGCGCTTTTTGAACGCTCTGGAGCTCGCCGCCCTTACCGCCCGCGTAGGCGAAGGCGGGACAGTGCGCATTACCCTGGCGGATGCCGAAGAGTCCGTCCAACGGTCCGCCGTGCGCTACGACGCCGACGGCGACGCCCACTACGACGTCGTGAGCGCGTTCATCAAATCCATCCGCGGCTCCGATCCCGACGCAGCCTTGTACTGGCTCGCGCGCATGCTCGACGCCGGAGAGGACCCCCTTTTTATCGCCCGGCGCCTCGTCATCGCCGCAAGCGAAGACATCGGGAACGCCGACCCCCACGCGCTCCCCCTCGCGGTAGCGGCCTTCGAAGCCGTGGAACGCATCGGCATGCCGGAAGGAAGAATCCCCCTCGCCCAGGTCACCGCCTATCTCGCCCTCGCCCCGAAGTCGAACTCGAGCTACCGCGCCATAGGCGCCTACCTCGAGTGGATTCGCGAACACGGAGCGGCGGAAGTTCCACCGCACCTTCGCGACGCCCACTACTCCGGCGCAAAACGTCTGGGCCGTGGAGAAGGGTACCTCTACCCCCACGATTACCCCGACCATTTCGTCGTTCAGGAGTACCTTCCCCAGGGCGTGCCCCGGCTCTTCCGTCCAGGAAGCTTAGGGTGGGAAGGTCGAGCGGCCGAACTCCACACCCAAAGATGGGGAAGCCCCGAAACCACCCCAGAAATTAAAGGAGGAAAAGCGGGAGAATGA
- a CDS encoding MBL fold metallo-hydrolase, whose product MPRETEIVFHAGLRQIGGTVVEVRYGEARLLFDFGSAYRPAQAFAEAQFFPDGQKPSLRHLLLLRRLPTLDGVYRRQDLLLPLRIDGSGYSKDDASPSPTPFGREERSPVPYEEWSGETAVFISHFHLDHTSGLPWLHPKVPVYTSEESLRVWKALALSGLAEEGAPDDHETVVPMPEERNFRIGDIRFWVLSVDHNVPGASALFLETPDLRLVYSGDLRLHGSNPQKTARFVAEARSFRPDLLLLEGTSLPPEREEEALRRAPTFESALAKRLADVAADVRGPVLVHTYVRDAERLLLYVNLAKTLGRKALLGPKAARYLFALTGRRDFAVLRLPDGEAEEARLLPLPREIPRVDLADLVASPQEFFVHVPCTYPALPLDLAGTEGVFFHSDGMPYGPHNPAYGPWREAIEASGFRYELLHANGHAVPDHLFQIVRAIAPKRLVPVHTYNPERYAEIFPHTFLPEHRVPYGPKDIVP is encoded by the coding sequence TTGCCTCGAGAGACAGAGATCGTCTTTCACGCCGGACTGCGGCAAATCGGCGGCACCGTCGTGGAAGTTCGCTACGGAGAAGCCCGCCTCCTCTTCGACTTCGGTTCGGCCTATCGCCCTGCTCAGGCTTTTGCAGAGGCCCAGTTCTTTCCCGACGGCCAAAAGCCTTCTTTGCGCCACCTCCTCCTCCTTCGAAGGCTCCCCACGCTCGACGGCGTGTACCGCAGACAAGACCTCCTTCTGCCCTTGCGTATAGATGGAAGCGGTTACTCGAAGGACGACGCCTCCCCCTCCCCCACACCGTTCGGTCGCGAGGAGAGATCCCCCGTACCCTACGAAGAGTGGAGCGGAGAAACCGCCGTCTTCATTAGCCATTTCCACCTTGACCACACGTCCGGGCTTCCCTGGCTTCATCCCAAGGTACCGGTGTACACGAGCGAGGAATCCCTGCGCGTGTGGAAGGCACTCGCCCTCTCCGGACTTGCCGAAGAAGGGGCCCCGGACGATCACGAAACGGTTGTCCCTATGCCCGAGGAGCGGAACTTTCGCATTGGCGACATCCGCTTTTGGGTACTCTCCGTAGACCACAATGTCCCCGGGGCCTCGGCCCTGTTTCTCGAGACGCCAGACCTTCGGCTCGTCTACAGCGGCGACCTTCGGCTGCACGGAAGCAACCCGCAAAAAACCGCCCGCTTCGTCGCCGAGGCGCGCTCCTTTCGTCCCGACCTCCTACTCCTCGAGGGGACCTCACTTCCGCCGGAACGCGAAGAAGAGGCTCTACGCCGCGCTCCGACCTTCGAAAGCGCACTGGCGAAACGCCTTGCCGACGTTGCAGCGGACGTCCGGGGTCCCGTCCTCGTGCACACGTACGTCCGGGACGCGGAGCGCCTCCTCCTCTACGTAAACCTCGCCAAGACGCTCGGGCGAAAGGCGCTTTTGGGTCCTAAGGCCGCACGGTACCTCTTTGCGCTCACGGGGAGAAGGGACTTCGCCGTACTACGCCTACCGGACGGCGAAGCAGAGGAGGCGAGACTCCTCCCCCTTCCGCGAGAGATCCCCCGTGTCGACTTGGCCGACCTCGTCGCCTCTCCGCAGGAGTTTTTCGTGCACGTTCCCTGCACGTACCCCGCCCTCCCCCTTGATCTGGCGGGGACCGAAGGGGTGTTCTTCCACAGCGACGGGATGCCCTACGGCCCGCACAATCCTGCCTATGGCCCGTGGCGAGAGGCGATCGAGGCGAGCGGCTTCCGCTACGAACTCCTGCACGCAAACGGCCACGCCGTTCCCGACCACCTCTTTCAAATCGTGCGGGCGATCGCACCGAAGCGTCTCGTCCCCGTGCACACCTACAACCCCGAGCGCTACGCAGAAATCTTCCCCCACACCTTCCTGCCCGAACACCGCGTTCCTTACGGTCCGAAGGATATCGTGCCTTGA